The following are encoded together in the Neofelis nebulosa isolate mNeoNeb1 chromosome 9, mNeoNeb1.pri, whole genome shotgun sequence genome:
- the ADIG gene encoding LOW QUALITY PROTEIN: adipogenin (The sequence of the model RefSeq protein was modified relative to this genomic sequence to represent the inferred CDS: inserted 2 bases in 1 codon; deleted 1 base in 1 codon; substituted 4 bases at 4 genomic stop codons) yields MKYPLVPPVDDLTFSFLVFWLCLPVGLLLVLLIVWLRFLLSQDSEEDDSDLCFEWEPWSKGPAQFCWEGTLYSQEEEEPCCLVFLESAGWWQWPRWMGETHRGGKKTXPREALPWDPRLISSISGHTKASKGPCSSPTTDNLPASPGRSPSPXRWYKQAQREKLANXIXRSPRTGLGQKVXVRVKETRKVPVLRRPPNKPAGPGQIHSFNKPWGLGLTPGTDLNCP; encoded by the exons ATGAAGTACCCGCTGGTGCCACCGGTGGACGACCTCACGTTTTCTTTCCTGGTGTTCTGGCTCTGCCTGCCCGTGGGCTTGCTCTTGGTCTTGCTGATCGTCTGGCTACGCTTCTTACTTAGCCAAG ATTCAGAGGAAGACGACTCAGATTTATGCTTTGAGTGGGAGCCCTGGAGCAAAGGCCCAGCCCAGTTTTGCTGGGAGGGGACACTGTATagccaagaggaggaggagccctGCTG CCTGGTTTTCCTGGAGTCAGCAGGGTGGTGGCAGTGGCCAAGGTGGATGGGAGAGACCCACCGGGGAGGGAAGAAGAC GCCAAGGGAGGCTCTTCCCTGGGATCCCCGACTCATCTCCTCCATCAGTGGACACACAAAAGCCTCCAAAGGACCCTGCTCTTCCCCTACTACAGACAACCTCCCAGCGTCCCCGGGGAGGAGCCCGAGTCCATGAAGGTGGTATAAACAGGCACAAAGGGAGAAGTTGGCCAACTGAATTTAGAGG AGTCCTAGGACAGGGCTGGGCCAGAAGGTGTAGGTCCGTGTTAAAGAAACAAGGAAGGTTCCTGTGCTCAGGAGACCCCCTAACAAACCTGCTGGGCCTGGCCaaatccattcatttaacaagcCGTGGGGCCTGGGCCTAACCCCTGGCACTGACTTAAACTGTCCTTGA